The genomic window AAATCTTCAACGAGATGTTAATGAGTTACAAAGTTTAGTTAATATTGCAAATCCTCAACAACTTGTTTCATTGCGGGATTTTATTGTAAACAATCCAGAACTATTTGCTGAAGTTGATGTGGATGCTTTGTTGCAGGAAATAAATAAAACAATTGAACAAGAAAAAGAAGGTAGATTCTCAGATGAAGTTGCTAGTTTAGTTTCTTTTACTTCTGATACAGTTAGTTTGAGTCTTCCTGTACCTAATTCTGTGGATATAATGTCTCGGGAAGCACAAGCTAATTCAGAAAAAAATTTAGCTATTAATGAGCAATTAACAAATAAACGTTTGGATAAGAAAATTATCTGTTAGATTCTCTCTAAATAAACAATAACCTCAACATGAGGTGTCCAGGGAAACATATCTATGGACGAAACTTCTACAACTTTATAACCAAAATCCATAACTGACTTTAAATTATAGGCAAGCTCTCCTAATCCGCAGGCAACATAAACGATGCGTTCTGGTTGTCTTTTCCCTATATGTCTCATGGTGTGCTTGTCTGCTCCAGAGCGTGGGGGGTCTAGTATTACTAGATTAAAATCATTTTCAAAACGTATTTTTGATAGTTCTTCTCTGACTGTTCCTGCAATAAATTCAGCTTTATTATCAACTATTCCGTTTAGATTCATGTTCTCTTTGGCCTGAGCGATAGCAGACTCCACTATTTCTATTCCTAGAATATGGTTGGCTTTGTCTGCGATATAGGTGCTAATTGTGCCTGCACCACAAAACAGGTCGATAACATTATCATTTTGTTTAACGTATGAATAAATCTTGTCATATAGAAGTTTTGCTGCACTATTATTCACTTGAAAGAAGGAATCAAAAGGAATTTTGAAGTCTTTATCGCCGATAGAATCTATGAGATAGTTTTCACCATAAAGAAGTTGTGAGTTTTTGAGTGAGGCAACATCTGCCAGTTCTGAGTGTTTTGCCCAAACAAAGCCCTTTAATTGAACACTATTTTTTAGCGAGTTAATTAGAGGTCGAAACATTTTCTCGTCTCCACCAGAAGTAATTAAGGTG from Candidatus Margulisiibacteriota bacterium includes these protein-coding regions:
- the rlmD gene encoding 23S rRNA (uracil(1939)-C(5))-methyltransferase RlmD encodes the protein MQKENKTCPYYGICGSCKLYALPYDEQLAYKKQKVVQVFEKLNRSLANDPESTTKTFDINKINNPTPAPDFYRYRNKIEFTFFQKNNEDLGIGYHESGQFNKFVEIDDCLLMKEENKIILKITKEWAKNNKIEPYQKKSHQGILRYIMIRNSNKNKDIIVTLITSGGDEKMFRPLINSLKNSVQLKGFVWAKHSELADVASLKNSQLLYGENYLIDSIGDKDFKIPFDSFFQVNNSAAKLLYDKIYSYVKQNDNVIDLFCGAGTISTYIADKANHILGIEIVESAIAQAKENMNLNGIVDNKAEFIAGTVREELSKIRFENDFNLVILDPPRSGADKHTMRHIGKRQPERIVYVACGLGELAYNLKSVMDFGYKVVEVSSIDMFPWTPHVEVIVYLERI